Proteins found in one Pieris napi chromosome 11, ilPieNapi1.2, whole genome shotgun sequence genomic segment:
- the LOC125053824 gene encoding uncharacterized protein LOC125053824 isoform X1 — translation MTMPRNKKILEEIHPLNIIKEVQKWPVLYEKDNTERTNFYFRTKVWMEVAKSLIPDWEELSEIQKEVKVSDLSKKWRNLRDTFRRHVEAERRAQRTGGGTDSPRRPYVYYKHMSFLMPHVVSPSDTGDIIDVPATETPRPPEPTRLKKRKRKLQPCSQPKAEKIDEDKHFLMSLIPSFRKMSDNEKLTAKVEILKVIQQVRSSNAGIEFRSADVFIEEGTEEGSGGVKLELLPEGQGEPSYSDTDDDDDLSS, via the exons ATGACGATGCCAAGGAATAAGAAGATTTTAGAAGAAATTCAcccattaaatataataaaagaagtgcaaaaatggCCAGTTTTGTACGAGAAAGACAACACGGAGAGgacaaacttttattttaggaCCAAAGTATGGATGGAAGTCGCAAAATCCTTAATCCCTGACTGGGAAGAATTAAGTGAAAttcaaaaagaagttaaag TGTCGGATCTAAGCAAGAAGTGGCGTAACCTTCGCGATACGTTTCGAAGACATGTGGAAGCTGAACGGCGGGCGCAGCGCACCGGCGGCGGAACCGATTCTCCGCGGCGGCCATACGTCTACTACAAACACATGTCATTTCTGATGCCGCATGTCGTTTCGCCGTCCGATACAGGAGACATTATAGACGTCCCCGCGACCGAAACGCCGCGGCCACCAGAGCCTACACGCCTCAAGAAACGCAAGCGCAag ttacaGCCATGCAGTCAACCGAAGGCAGAGAAGATAGATGAAGACAAACATTTTCTTATGTCTCTGATTCCCTCTTTTAGAAAGATGTCAGACAATGAGAAGCTTACAGCGAAGGTGGAAATACTTAAAGTCATTCAACAG GTACGGAGTTCAAATGCGGGCATAGAGTTTAGGAGCGCAGATGTATTCATCGAGGAAGGGACAGAAGAGGGCAGTGGAGGGGTCAAATTAGAGTTGCTACCTGAAGGGCAGGGCGAACCCAGCTATTCAGACACCGATGACGATGATGATTTGAGTTCCTAA
- the LOC125053824 gene encoding uncharacterized protein LOC125053824 isoform X2 produces MLKGVRVSDLSKKWRNLRDTFRRHVEAERRAQRTGGGTDSPRRPYVYYKHMSFLMPHVVSPSDTGDIIDVPATETPRPPEPTRLKKRKRKLQPCSQPKAEKIDEDKHFLMSLIPSFRKMSDNEKLTAKVEILKVIQQVRSSNAGIEFRSADVFIEEGTEEGSGGVKLELLPEGQGEPSYSDTDDDDDLSS; encoded by the exons ATGTTAAAAGGTGTGAGAG TGTCGGATCTAAGCAAGAAGTGGCGTAACCTTCGCGATACGTTTCGAAGACATGTGGAAGCTGAACGGCGGGCGCAGCGCACCGGCGGCGGAACCGATTCTCCGCGGCGGCCATACGTCTACTACAAACACATGTCATTTCTGATGCCGCATGTCGTTTCGCCGTCCGATACAGGAGACATTATAGACGTCCCCGCGACCGAAACGCCGCGGCCACCAGAGCCTACACGCCTCAAGAAACGCAAGCGCAag ttacaGCCATGCAGTCAACCGAAGGCAGAGAAGATAGATGAAGACAAACATTTTCTTATGTCTCTGATTCCCTCTTTTAGAAAGATGTCAGACAATGAGAAGCTTACAGCGAAGGTGGAAATACTTAAAGTCATTCAACAG GTACGGAGTTCAAATGCGGGCATAGAGTTTAGGAGCGCAGATGTATTCATCGAGGAAGGGACAGAAGAGGGCAGTGGAGGGGTCAAATTAGAGTTGCTACCTGAAGGGCAGGGCGAACCCAGCTATTCAGACACCGATGACGATGATGATTTGAGTTCCTAA